A region from the Lentisphaera profundi genome encodes:
- a CDS encoding OsmC domain/YcaO domain-containing protein encodes MEINVKFLENLRLEAKFDDFSLIADQPIRYKGDGSAPGPFDYFLASSVLCAAYFVRVYCIDRNIPTDDIRLSQNNIIDPENRYKQTFQIQVALPEDMSKSHREGILRSIERCTVKRVVQESPNFVIETVSSLAKDSGLVYESESAPDASTELLGKDLPLEQTIANMTDLLSSIGIKIEISSWRNIVPNVWSVHIRDAASPMCFTNGKGASRDSAICSALGEYLERASCNFFYNDHFFGEDISSRDFVHYPNEKWFKAGPNDDLPEGLMDETCLEIYNPENELKSSNLIDANSGQVERGICALPFERHSDKKTVYIPANLIGNLFVSNGMSAGNTLNEAKVQCLSEIFERAVKKQIIEEELSLPDVPQEIIEKFPSILAGITELESRGFPVLVKDASLGGQFPVMCVTLMNPKTGGVFASFGAHPKFEVALERSLTELLQGRSFEGLNDLPAPTFNSMAVTEPNNFVEHFIDSSGIISWRFFSDKNDYDFCEWNFDGTTEQENDYLMNILHELDKEVYISIHEDLGAKACRILVPDYSEIYPIEDLIWDNSNKALAFREDILNLHSLDDEALTELVERLEESQLDNYTLISGLIGIEFDENTPWGKLDIGELKILCYLALKQYENANELIFDFINFNDNTTARRLFYQALNAALDVTLDEEEELSDYLSNMSRMYGTENMASVVGSINGDVRFHGLTKTSMKLEGLDKHHRLIESYDKLHQARTRIANKL; translated from the coding sequence GCTTATTGCAGATCAACCGATTCGCTACAAGGGTGATGGCTCCGCACCTGGTCCTTTTGATTACTTTCTCGCTTCATCCGTTTTATGTGCGGCCTACTTTGTTCGCGTTTATTGCATAGATCGCAATATCCCTACTGATGATATTCGACTCTCGCAAAACAATATTATTGATCCTGAAAATCGCTATAAGCAGACTTTCCAAATCCAAGTTGCCCTACCCGAAGATATGTCGAAAAGCCATCGCGAAGGCATTCTCCGTTCTATCGAGCGCTGTACTGTAAAAAGAGTTGTTCAAGAGAGTCCTAATTTCGTCATTGAGACTGTCAGTAGTCTCGCCAAAGATAGTGGCCTCGTCTACGAAAGTGAATCTGCCCCTGATGCAAGTACTGAGTTACTTGGCAAAGATCTTCCACTGGAACAAACTATTGCAAACATGACCGATTTATTGTCCTCTATCGGTATCAAGATTGAGATTTCCTCTTGGAGAAACATCGTTCCTAACGTTTGGTCAGTACATATCCGCGATGCTGCCTCACCGATGTGTTTTACTAATGGTAAAGGCGCTAGCCGCGATAGTGCGATTTGTTCTGCCCTAGGGGAATACCTTGAACGTGCTAGCTGTAACTTCTTTTATAATGACCACTTCTTCGGTGAAGATATCAGCTCACGTGACTTTGTTCATTACCCCAATGAAAAATGGTTTAAAGCTGGTCCCAATGATGATTTACCCGAAGGCTTAATGGATGAGACATGCCTAGAGATCTATAACCCTGAAAACGAGCTCAAGTCCTCCAATTTGATTGATGCTAATTCAGGTCAGGTGGAACGTGGTATTTGCGCCCTTCCCTTTGAACGCCACTCAGATAAAAAGACAGTTTATATCCCCGCCAACCTCATTGGCAATCTCTTTGTCAGCAATGGAATGAGTGCCGGAAATACTTTGAATGAAGCTAAAGTTCAATGCCTCTCAGAAATTTTTGAACGCGCGGTAAAAAAACAGATTATTGAAGAAGAATTAAGTTTGCCTGACGTGCCTCAAGAAATCATTGAAAAATTCCCGAGCATTTTGGCTGGCATTACTGAGCTAGAAAGCCGTGGCTTCCCAGTCTTAGTCAAGGATGCCTCTTTAGGCGGTCAGTTCCCGGTCATGTGTGTGACTCTGATGAATCCAAAAACTGGCGGCGTCTTTGCCTCTTTTGGTGCTCACCCAAAATTCGAAGTTGCTTTAGAACGTAGTCTGACTGAGTTACTCCAAGGAAGAAGTTTCGAAGGTCTCAATGACCTCCCTGCTCCGACTTTCAATAGCATGGCCGTCACCGAGCCAAATAATTTCGTAGAACACTTTATTGACTCTAGTGGTATTATCTCCTGGCGTTTCTTTAGTGATAAGAATGATTATGACTTCTGTGAGTGGAACTTCGATGGTACAACTGAACAAGAAAATGATTATCTCATGAACATTTTACATGAGCTCGACAAAGAAGTTTACATATCAATTCACGAAGACCTCGGTGCTAAAGCCTGTCGTATACTCGTCCCGGATTATTCCGAGATCTACCCGATCGAAGATCTCATTTGGGACAACAGTAACAAGGCACTAGCTTTCCGCGAAGATATCTTAAACCTCCATAGCCTCGATGATGAAGCACTCACTGAGCTTGTAGAACGCTTGGAAGAAAGCCAACTCGATAATTACACACTCATTTCTGGCCTCATTGGCATCGAATTTGATGAAAATACCCCTTGGGGAAAACTCGATATCGGTGAATTAAAGATCCTTTGCTACTTGGCTCTCAAACAATATGAGAATGCTAATGAATTGATTTTTGACTTCATTAACTTTAACGATAATACCACTGCCAGAAGATTATTTTATCAAGCACTCAACGCCGCACTAGATGTCACTCTTGATGAAGAGGAAGAACTCTCTGATTACCTTTCAAATATGAGTCGCATGTATGGCACCGAAAACATGGCGAGCGTCGTTGGGTCCATCAATGGCGATGTACGCTTCCACGGCCTCACAAAAACCAGCATGAAACTCGAGGGGCTCGATAAGCATCACAGACTGATTGAGAGTTACGATAAACTTCACCAAGCCAGAACTCGTATTGCCAACAAGCTTTAA
- a CDS encoding integron integrase, producing MAKMIDFMEYMSSLKVDEKERKYYPRWIESFSQFCKARGLDPWEPGALNSFIDNLSCSEEPWKVMQAGKAIRHYVYWRRQTDASVPKPLSLSSAKSESENRDLLLQKMVEVMRVQRKSYRTEQSYLSWVERYLHFHKEGAFDAQEVSSFISHLAVEKGVAASTQNQAFNALVFFFRYVLEIELGDLSQAVRAVRKEKLPLVYSREEVKSLIANMPEGVALLMVRLIYGGGLRHSEAYRLRIKDVDRGRMCLTIRGGKGDKDREVPLGASLLPAIDFQLERIRKLYDEDRANNVAGCYLPHALEKKYANAGKEWGWFWLFPAENLAVDPRADIIRRHHVSSKYIMGPYKQALRKAGIVKAGTIHTLRHSFATHILEDGYDIRVLQELLGHSDVSTTQIYTHVMGVHKLNVTSPIDKL from the coding sequence ATGGCTAAGATGATAGATTTCATGGAGTATATGAGTTCACTTAAAGTGGATGAAAAAGAAAGGAAGTATTATCCCCGTTGGATCGAAAGCTTCAGTCAGTTCTGTAAAGCTCGAGGGCTAGATCCCTGGGAGCCAGGTGCTTTGAATAGCTTCATCGATAATTTGAGCTGTAGTGAAGAACCATGGAAAGTGATGCAGGCAGGAAAAGCGATTCGTCATTATGTGTACTGGAGAAGGCAAACGGATGCAAGCGTACCCAAACCACTTAGTTTATCATCGGCTAAATCGGAGAGTGAAAATCGTGACTTATTGCTTCAGAAAATGGTGGAAGTGATGCGGGTTCAGCGCAAGTCTTATCGAACGGAGCAGTCGTACTTATCTTGGGTAGAGCGTTATTTACATTTTCATAAAGAAGGTGCATTTGATGCTCAAGAAGTTTCTAGTTTTATAAGTCATTTGGCCGTAGAGAAGGGCGTAGCCGCATCGACTCAAAATCAGGCTTTCAATGCTTTAGTATTCTTTTTTCGCTATGTTTTAGAAATCGAATTAGGTGATTTATCGCAGGCGGTTCGTGCGGTACGCAAAGAGAAGTTACCCTTGGTTTATAGTCGAGAGGAAGTGAAGAGTTTGATTGCCAATATGCCGGAAGGGGTGGCTTTGCTGATGGTGCGATTGATTTATGGAGGAGGTTTACGGCATAGTGAGGCCTATCGTTTACGCATTAAGGATGTGGATAGGGGACGCATGTGTTTGACCATTCGTGGAGGAAAGGGAGATAAGGATCGAGAGGTTCCTTTGGGAGCCAGTTTATTGCCTGCAATAGATTTCCAGTTAGAGCGCATTCGTAAGTTATACGATGAGGATCGCGCTAATAATGTGGCGGGTTGTTATTTACCTCATGCCTTGGAGAAAAAATATGCTAACGCGGGAAAGGAATGGGGCTGGTTTTGGCTTTTTCCTGCGGAGAATCTAGCTGTGGATCCACGGGCCGATATAATACGGAGGCATCACGTCTCGAGTAAATATATTATGGGACCCTATAAGCAAGCTTTGCGCAAAGCTGGAATTGTGAAGGCCGGAACTATTCATACTCTGAGGCATAGTTTTGCGACGCATATTCTAGAAGATGGTTATGATATACGTGTGCTGCAAGAGTTACTTGGCCATAGTGATGTCAGTACAACACAGATTTATACACATGTTATGGGCGTTCATAAACTCAATGTGACGAGTCCGATTGATAAGTTGTAG
- a CDS encoding DUF924 family protein, whose translation MIGHNNYDDVLSFWFHEIEPAKWWLKDIHFDALIKHRFLALHEQAKKCELFEWRDSAKGRLAEIIVLDQFSRNIFRDSPQAFSADPLALALSQEAISLAKHKDLNQIERSFLYMPYMHSESLSIHDIAVELYTDNGIQSNLDFEIQHRDIIEKFGRYPHRNSILNRLSTAEEIVFLKQANSSF comes from the coding sequence GTGATAGGCCATAATAATTATGATGATGTTTTATCTTTTTGGTTCCACGAAATAGAACCCGCAAAATGGTGGCTTAAAGACATTCATTTTGATGCACTGATTAAGCATCGTTTCTTAGCTTTGCATGAGCAAGCTAAGAAATGCGAACTCTTTGAATGGCGGGATTCCGCCAAGGGACGCTTAGCTGAAATCATAGTTTTAGATCAATTTTCGCGGAATATCTTTAGAGATTCACCTCAAGCATTTTCAGCCGACCCCTTAGCTTTAGCTTTGTCACAAGAAGCCATCTCACTGGCTAAACACAAAGATCTAAATCAAATAGAGCGAAGCTTCCTCTATATGCCCTACATGCATAGCGAATCTTTGAGTATTCACGATATCGCCGTAGAGCTTTATACAGATAATGGCATCCAATCAAATTTAGATTTTGAAATTCAGCATCGAGATATCATTGAAAAATTTGGCCGCTACCCTCATCGAAATTCAATCTTAAATCGTCTTTCGACAGCTGAAGAAATAGTGTTTTTAAAACAAGCAAACTCTTCATTTTAA
- a CDS encoding integron integrase encodes MKQYRRFLQSQYVADKELDHYVSWVSHYAKYCKDRGLDYWDDASLITYKSDLGFRRSEWQVIQAEDAVKKYCYWRRGQSEERREALISKMRAHLRHGQRSRRTEECYANWVRRFLKYNGKEQSWLIKDIEIFITFIVSDQGVSASTQNQAIAALSYFYKNVLEKDPGELPRILKAKSKHHLPTIFSYAELKIIFEQLAGTELLVAKLMYGAGLRSGECYQLRMQDLDFKKKILLIRDSLGAVKRETIFPESLFKELKAHIKEVKMLYNADQAIENAMVRLPDEYVLAEGEAKQWKWFWLFPSAILKIGSDKQSLIREHYHPWHLRHAFKNILKSKEIENQANLDSLRHSFAVHMLEDGYDIRTVQTLLGHQDVKTTMIYSKLAKVGKVHPKSPLDKV; translated from the coding sequence CGAAATACTGTAAAGATAGAGGATTAGATTACTGGGATGATGCGAGTCTAATAACTTATAAAAGTGATTTAGGATTCCGACGTTCAGAGTGGCAAGTAATTCAGGCAGAGGATGCGGTAAAGAAGTATTGTTACTGGAGACGAGGTCAATCAGAAGAGAGGAGAGAGGCATTGATATCAAAAATGCGAGCTCATCTGCGCCATGGTCAACGTTCTAGACGGACTGAGGAGTGTTATGCTAATTGGGTAAGACGCTTTCTAAAATACAATGGGAAAGAACAGTCTTGGCTTATTAAGGATATTGAAATATTTATTACTTTTATCGTATCTGATCAAGGTGTGTCAGCATCCACACAAAACCAGGCAATAGCAGCCTTGAGTTATTTTTATAAAAATGTATTAGAAAAAGATCCGGGAGAATTACCTAGAATCTTAAAGGCAAAATCAAAACATCACTTACCTACAATTTTTAGTTATGCAGAACTAAAAATAATCTTTGAGCAACTAGCAGGAACGGAATTATTAGTTGCAAAGTTGATGTATGGGGCGGGTTTACGTAGTGGTGAATGCTATCAACTGCGAATGCAAGATCTGGATTTCAAGAAAAAGATTTTGTTGATACGCGATAGCTTGGGAGCAGTGAAGCGTGAAACTATTTTTCCTGAAAGTTTATTTAAAGAACTGAAGGCTCATATTAAGGAAGTGAAGATGCTATATAACGCAGATCAAGCAATAGAGAATGCGATGGTCAGGCTTCCAGATGAGTATGTGCTGGCGGAAGGTGAAGCTAAACAGTGGAAATGGTTTTGGTTGTTTCCCTCAGCTATACTCAAAATTGGGTCCGATAAACAATCCTTGATACGAGAGCATTATCACCCTTGGCATTTACGGCATGCGTTCAAAAATATTCTCAAATCTAAAGAGATAGAGAATCAAGCTAATTTAGATTCCTTACGCCATAGTTTTGCAGTACATATGTTGGAGGATGGCTATGATATTCGTACGGTGCAGACTTTGCTGGGCCATCAGGATGTAAAAACTACGATGATTTATAGCAAGTTGGCAAAGGTCGGGAAAGTGCATCCTAAAAGTCCTTTAGATAAGGTTTAA